AGCGCCGCCCGGAACGACCCCACCGTGGCGATGTCGATCTCGCCGACCGCCCGTACGTCGACCACGTGGTCGGCCACCTCGATCTCCACGTGGAACCGGTCGCTGCGCTGCCCCATGCCCAGGAACCTATCCCGAACCACCGACACTTCCGCCCGCTCGGGACCCGGTTTCCGGGTAGCCCCCGGGTGGCGACCCCGAGCGCCTCCGGGAGAACCCTCAGGCGCTCTCCACGATCCGGTTCTCCCAGGCCCAGGCCGCGATCTCGAGCCGGTTGCGTGCGCCCAGCTTCTGCTGGATCCCGGACAGGTGGCTCTTCACCGTGCTCAGCGAGATGAACAGTTCCGCCGCGATCTCCTGGTTGGTCCGGCCGCGGGCGATCGCCCGGACCACTTCGAGCTCCCGGTTGGACAGCGCCGGGCGGAACCGCTCGTCGGCCGGGCGCGCGGGCGGGTGCAGGTGCCGCAGCAGCCGCAGGGTCAGCGAGGGGGAGACCAGCGCCTCGCCGTTGTCGGCGGCCCGTACGGCCTCCACCAGCAGGGCCGGTCCGGCGTCCTTGAGGATGAACCCGACGGCGCCCCCGCGCAGCGCGCCGTAGACGTACTCGTCGAGGTCGAAGGTGGTCACCACGACGATGCGCAGCGGGTCGGCCACGCCCGGCCCGGCCAGCGCCCGGGTGACCTGGAGGCCGTCGAGCCGGGGCATCCGGATGTCGACCAGGCAGACGTCGGGGCGGAGTCGCCGAGCCTGCTCGACCGCGTCCACCCCGTCGACCGCCTCGGCCACCACGGTGATGTCGGGCTGGTCCTCCAGGATCATCCGCAGGCCGCTCCGGACCATCGCCTGGTCGTCGGCCAGCAGCACCCGGATGGTCAACGGCGCTCCCTGGTCGGCACGGGCAGGGCGGCGGCGACGGACCAGCCGCCGCCCGGGCGGGGGCCGGCGGAGAGGGCGCCGCCGAGGGCGCGGACCCGCTCCCGCATCCCGACCAGACCGTACCCGCCGCGGCGCAGCTGCCCACCGGCCGCGGCCGGGCCATCGTCGACGACCTCCACGGTGACGGTTCCGGCCGCCTCGGTTACCGCCACCCGCACGGTACGCGCGCCGGGCGCGTGCCGGGTCACATTGGTCAGCGCCTCCCGGACGACGCGGTACACGGTGGCGCTCACCTCGGGCGGCCAGGAGGGAGCGTGGTCCGGGACGGTCAGTTCCACCGCCACGCCGTGCCGTTCGAAGCGGGCGACCAGCTCGGCGAGTTCCTCCGGACCGGCCGAGGCCGGAGGCCCGTCGGCGTCGTCCCGCAGGAGGCCGACCAGGCGACGCATCGCGGCGAGCGCGTCCGAGCCGGCGGACTCGATGCCGGCCAGGGACTGCCGCGCCCGGTCCGGCCGGCGGTCGCTGACCAGCTGCGCGGCCTGGGCCTGGACGACGATGCCGGTGATGTGGTGGGCGACCACGTCGTGCAGCTCCCGGGCCAGCTCCAGCCGCTCGTCCCGGCGTACCTGCTCGGCGGCGGCCCGGCGGCGGGCGTCCGTGACCCGCAGCGCGGCGCCGACCGCGACGGCGGCCAGCCAGCCCAGCGCACTCCAGTACGTCACCGCGGTGACACCGGCGGCGATCGCCGCGGCCACCACCACGGCGAGACCACCGGCGGCGATCGCGGCGGCCGGTCGCACCGGCAGCGCCCCGGCCGCGGAGGCGACCAGCACGGCCAGCGGCAGCGCGGTGGCGGGACCCGGCTCGTGCGGCAGCCCGGCCAGGTCGGCGACGAGGACGGCGACCACGGCGACCACCAGGCCCGCGACCGCCGTCCACCCCCGATGCCGCCGCCGGACCAGGGCGAGCAGCGTGACCACGACGCCGACCGCGCAGTCGAACACCCAGTACCGCCCGCCCCAACTGGCAGCGAGCGCGGCCGCCTGCACGGCGATCGCCACAACGCAGCCGAGCCCGAGCCCGACGTCGGCGGTCACGCTCCACCGGTCCGGATTTCCCATGCGGCCCAGGCTAGGCAATCGCGGCGCGGGTCGAACCGGTCAAAAGTACGGTCGCCGCGGCCGGGAACCGTGCCTCGGACCGATGGCCGGGGCCGCCGACCCGCGAAGGCTCGGGGCATGACAGATGAGAACTCCCCACCGGTGCTGCACGCCGCGGGCCTGACCAAGCGGTACGGGAAACGGGTCGCGCTGGCCCACTGCGACCTGCGGATCCCCCGCGGCCGGGTGATCGGCCTGGTCGGGCCGAACGGCGCCGGCAAGTCCACCCTGCTCCAGCTCGCCTGCGGGCTGATCAGCCCCACCGCGGGCACGCTGCGGGTGCTCGGCGCCCGGCCCGCCGCCGACCCGGCCCACCTGGCCCGGGTCGGCTACGTCGCCCAGGACACCCCGGTGTATGCGTCCCTGACCGTCGACGACCACCTGCAGATGGGCGCGTGGCTCAACCCGTCCTGGGACCGCGCCCTGGCCGAGCGGCGGGTGGACCAGGTCGGGCTGAACCGGTCGCAGAAGGCGGGCCGGCTCTCCGGCGGCCAGCGCGCCCAGCTCGCCCTGACCGTCGCCGCCGCGAAGCGCCCCGAGCTGCTGATCCTCGACGAGCCGGCCGCCGCCCTGGATCCCCTCGCCCGGGACGGGTTCCTGCATCACCTGATGGAGTTCGTGGGCGAGCTGGGCGCCAGCGCGCTGCTCTCCTCGCACCTGCTGGGCGACGTGGCCCGGGTCTGCGACCACCTGGTGGTGCTCGCCGCCGGCCGGGTCCAGCTCGCCGGGGACGTCAGCGACCTGCTGTCCCGCCACTGCCGGCTGGTCGCGCCGCGCGGGGAGCCGGACCGGCTGCCCGCCGGAGTGGAGCTGGTCCGGCGGGAGCCGGCCGGGCCGGACGAGCGGTGGTTGCTCCGGGTCGAGCCCGGGAGCGGGCAGCTGCCGGGGACGGTGGAGCCGGTGGGGCTGGAGGAGCTGGTGCTGGCGTACCTCGGCCGCGCGGCCGGCGAGCCCACCGGGCCGGCCCCGAGTCGGGAGGTGCGGCGGTGACCCGGCTGGCCTGGCGGCAGTTCCGGGCCCAGGCGCTCACCGGCCTGGCCGGGCTGGCCCTGCTCGCCGCCTACCTGGTGCACCTGGGCCTGGCGATCCGGCACGGCCACGACGCCTACCTGTCCCGCTGCCGGTCGGGCGGCGACTGCGACCGCGCGCTCGCCCAGTTCCTCGGCGGCTACCAGAACACCCTGCTCTACCTGGCCGGCCTGTTCGCCCTGGTGCCCGCCGTGCTCGGCATGTTCTGGGGCGCGCCGCTGGTCGCCCGCGAGCTGGAGGCGGGCACGCACCGGCTGGTGTGGAACCAGAGCGTCACCCGGACCCGCTGGTTCAGCGTCAAACTGCTCGTCGTCGGGGCGGCCACCACCGCCGTGTCCGGCCTGGCCAGCGCGCTGCTGACCTGGGCCGCCAGCCCGGTCGACCGGCTCGCCGGGGACCGGTTCAGCACCATCGTCTTCGGCGCCCGGAACGTCGCGCCGATCGCGTACGCGGCCTTCGCGTTCACGCTCGGCGTGGTGGTCGGGCTGCTGGTCCGCCGGACGCTGCCGGCGATGGCGCTGACCGCCGTCGCGTTCACGCTGGTGCAGTTCGTCATGCCGAACGTGGTCCGGCCGCACCTGATGCCGCCGGTCACCGTCTCCCGGCCGATGACCGCCGAGGCGATCAACGAGGCGCGAGGGCTGGGCAGCCTCTCCGGGGCCCCGATGGTCAAGGGGCTGTCGGTGCCCGACGCCTGGGTCAGCGACGTCAGCGAGCTGCGCACCGCGGACGGCCGGCCGCTCGCGGCGGAGCGTTTCGACCGCTGCTTCCAGGACCCGCCGCGCACCGGAGCGACCGGCACGTTCGGCGACACCGCCGTCTGCCTGGGTCGGCTCGACCTGCACGTGGTGCTCTCCTACCAGCCGAACCACCGCTACTGGCCGTTCCAGTGGCTGGAAGGCGGGATCTACCTGGCGCTCAGCGGGCTGCTGGCCGGCTTCGGCCGGTGGCGCCTCCGCCGCCGGGTCAACTGAGCGTCGACGTCGGCAGCCCTCGGCGACACGCCGCCGGGGGCTGCCCCGCCGGGCATCGGCGGGGAAGAATGGCCGGATGGTCGTTCCCCGCCAGCGTCCGCCGCTGCTGATCCGGCCGGTCCGCGAGCCGGCCACCGTGCCACCGCCGCTGGACGGGCCGTGGGCCCCCACCGACGTCCGGCTCGACCGGGCGGACCTGCTGCCGCTGCCGGAGGGGGCGCACGGCCCGGAGGACGTGCTGATCGATCCGGACGGCCGGGTGGTCACCGGCGACGAGGACGGCCGGCTCTGGTGGTGGCCGGCGGACGCCCCGGCCGGCACCCGTCCCACGCTGCTCGCCGAGACCGGCGGCCGGCCGCTCGGCATCGAGCTGGACCCGGTCGACGGCGGGCTGGTGGTCTGCGACGCCTACCGGGGGCTGCTGCGGGTCACCCCGGACGGGGCGGTGCAGGAGCTGACCGGCAGCGGGCCGCCGGTGCACCTCGCCGACAACGCCGCAGTGGCCCGGGACGGCACCATCTACTTCACCGACTCGTCCGACCGGTTCCCGCTGTCGCACTGGAAACGGGACCTGCTGGAGCACCGCCCCAACGGCCGGGTGCTCGCGTACGACCGGCGCACCGGGCGCACCGAGGTGGTGGCGAGCGGGCTCTACTTCCCCAACGGGGTGGCGCTGGCTCCGGACGAGTCCGCGCTGATGCTGGTGGAGACGGCCACCCACCGGCTGCTACGGGTGGACCTGCCCGACGGCCGGGCCACCGTGCTGACCGACCTGCCGGCGTACCCGGACAACGTGTCCGCCGTGGGCGACGGGACCTACTGGATCGCGCTGCCCAGCCCCCGGCTGCCGATCATGGAGAAGCTGCTGCCCCACCCCCGGATGCGCCAGCTGGTCGCCCTGCTGCCGGGCGCGGTGCAGCCGCAGCCCCGCCGGTACGGCCTGGTCGCGCTGGTGGACGGCGCGGGGCGGATGCTGCGCACGTTGCACGGGCCGAGCGGCGCGTACCCGATGGTCACCGGCGTCCGGCAGCACGGGCAGCGGCTCTGGCTGGGCAGCCTGACCGCGACCGGCGTGGCCCGCGTCGACCTGGCCTGACCGCACGGAGCCGGCCCGCCGTAGCGGCGAGCCGGCCCGTCATCGTTCCTCCCCCGACGGTCAGCCGCCAGTGTTGCTCTTCGAGGGCTCCGGGGCGGGCGCCGAACCGCCGGCCACCGCGCCCGGGTGGGGCGCCACGGCCTGGGTCGGCTTCAGCCCGGCCGGGACCGGCAGCGCGCTGCCCTTGGCGAACTCGTCCCAGCTGACGTTCCAGGCCGTGAAGCCGTTGCCCTGGTCCAGCTTCACCTCGGTGCCCTTGACGGTGACCAGGTCACCGACCTGGGTGATGCCCATCAGCCAGTCCGCGGCGGCGGCAGATACGTTGGCGCAGCCGTGCGAGGTGTTGGTGTAGCCCTGCTCCCCCTCCGACCACGGTGCCGAGTGGATGAACTCACCACCCCAGGTCAGCCGCTGGGCGTCGTCCACGTCGACCACGTAGCCGCCGTTCGGGTCGCCCCGGGTGTCGAAGGTGGTCCGGTCGAACTTCTCCATGATCACCATCGTGCCGCTGGAGCTCGGCGTGCTCGACTTGCCGAGACTCACCGGGATCTTGCGGAGCAGCTTGCCCTCCTGGTAGACGGACATCTGCTTGGTGGCGTTGTCGATGTCGAGGGTGACCTGGCGGCCGATCTTGGAGGTCGCGGTGTGGTCGGCGTCGCCGATGGCGTCCTTGCCGATCGGCAGCCCCTCGAGGGCGCTCCGCACGCTGATCTTCGTGCCCTTCTTCCAGAAGTCGGGCGCCCGGTATTCGGCCTGCTTGCCGTCCGACTCCCACGACCAGGTGCCCGGCTGCGGCGGGTCGGTCTTCACGAACAACCGGCGCTGCACGTCCGCTCTGGCCTCTTTCGGAATTGGCGGATCGAACGCGACGACCAACGGCATCGCCGTCCCGTACGTCTGATCGCCGGTGAAATAGAGTTCGCTCTTGATGGCCGGTTTGGTGGATTTCGCCATCGTGGTGAACGTCGTCTTCTGCGTGGTCGTCCGTCCGGAGTCGCCGGTCGCGGTCACCTCCGCCGTGTACGTCCGGGAATTCTGCAGCGGGCGGTCCGGCACCCAGCTCGACCCGTCCTCCCGCGGCGCGGCCGGCACCGGCTGACCCTTGTCGTCGGTGAGCTTCACGCCGGTGATCTTCCCGCCGCTGACCTTGGCCCCCACCTCGGCGCTGATCGGCACGCCCTTGGTCCGGTCGGTCGGCAGCACGGTCAGCGACGGCCCGGCCGCCGCCTTGCCGTGGCCGCCCGTCACGGCGGATCTCTGGTCGGCGGTGCACGCGCCGACGACCAACGGTGTGGCTGCGATGGTTACCGCGAACAGCGTGAATCGCCGCCTCACATCCATATTCCGCACCCCATTTCCACTCCCCTTGGCTCACATTCTGTCGGGCCGCCGGGAGGCCGAGGCCCATTCGGCGAAATTGCTCGGGGCACCGACTTCCTTTGCGGCGCAGGCGTACGGAAATGGGAATCGGCGACGCGGAAAAGGTCGTGCGTCACGCGCTGCGCCCGGTTGCGCCGGACGGGCCGGGACGACCGGTTCAGCCCCAGTCGTCGTCGCCGTGGTTCCGTTCCCACCGGCCGCCGATCGGCGGGGTGTCCAGCCTGGTCGGCCCGTCCGCGTTCCCGGCGAGGTCGTTGTCCTCGACCCGGCAATCCACGCAACTGCCCTGCCCGGTGATCCACAGCCCGTGGGTCTGGGCACGCGGCTGTCGGCTGTCCCAGATCCGGTTGCCCCGGATGCTGGCCGCATCGAGCGCGGCGTCGACCGTGATCCCGGCTCTGGTCGACGGCGCCGCGGGCAGCTCGTACGGGGTGCCGGGAGCCGGGGTGTCCGCGCTCCAGGCGGTGAAGGCGTCCGGACGGATCGGCGCCAGGGTCAGCGTGGCGGAGTCGTTCGCGGCCACCACGGCGACCCGGTCGCCGACCCGTACCACCTTGCCCCGGTGCTCGTCGTGCTGCCAGTTCGCCAGCCGGTCGACCACCTGCCGCTCGCTGTACCGCACCGAGGGACCACCGCCGTCGGCCACCGGGCCGCACTGCCGCCCGTTGCCCCGGATCCGGTTGTTGACGATGATCGCGTCGGCGATCGGCCGGTCGATCCGGATCGCGTCCAGGCTGTTGCCGTAGAAGTCGTTGCTATCCATCACGATCTCCCGGGCGCGCTCCTGCTCCTCGCCGCCCAGGCTGCGCTGGTGGTAGCCGTACCGGCCGTTGCCGCTGATCCGGTTGCCCCGGATGGTGTACGGCCCGGGGGTGTTGCCGATGCTGATCCCGTCGCGCACGTTGCCGTCGATCACGCAGTCGGTCACGATGCCGCCCCGGCCGCCGGTGCCGGTGGTGCCCTTGGCCGAGACGTGAAAGCCCGCCTCCAGGTTGCCGGTCATCGTGCAGGCGGAGACGATCAGCCCGTTGGCGCCCCAGTCGGAGATGCCGAAGCGGTTGCCCTGGGCGTGGCAGCCGATGACCCGGATGCCCCGCGGGCGCAGCTCGCCGGCCTCCTGCAACTCCAGGAAGATCCCGTTGGTGGCGTTGCCGATCGCCGAGCAGTTGACGATGTTGAGCCGCTCGACGCTGCCCCACCCGCCCACGCCGACCCCGATGCCGGCCCCGCCCATCTCGGTGCCGTTGTCCAACCGGCCGCAACCGGCGACCAGCACCCCGTCGATCAGGCTGTCCTGGAGGAAGTCGCAGCCCAGGCCGGTCCCGGCGGTGTGGTGGATGTAGAGGTTGCGGAACACCCCCCGCACGACGTACTGAAGGGCGAGGCCCTTGGCGAGCGGGTTGTACTCGGCCGAGGCCACCCCGGAGCCGTCGATCTCGAAGTCGGCGAAGGTGCAGTACGCCAGGTGCCGTTCCCGGTCCGCGCCGTGCAGGGCGGTGGTGTGGAAGGCCAGCGGGGTCGGGTCGGCCCGGTTCCCGGAGTTGCTCAGCACGAACCGGGTCGCGCCGGGGCCGGCGCCGACCAGCGAGACGCCGGCGCGCCACACCGTCCCGGCGTCCCGGATCGAGTACACCCCGGGTGGACAGTAGATCACCCGGGCCCGCCCGTCGGCGCCGTACGCGTCCCCCAGCCGATCCACCAGGGCGGCGAAGGCCGGTTGGTCGTTGGTCGTCCCGTCCCCGGTCAGGCCGTGCTCGCGGGCGTTGCACATCAGGGGCGCGCCGGCAACGGGGTAGGTACGCACGCCGCCGGCCGAGTACATGTGCGGGTACGCCATCGGTGCCCTCCCCGTCGACAACCGGCCTCGCTTTCCCGGTCCGGCGGAGGAGAAACGGGCACGGCCCCGGGTCCCGGGAGTGGCCGGGACCCGGGGCCGGGTCGAGGTCAGACGTTCGCCACCAGCAGCGCCGGCTGCTCGACGCAGTCCGCCACGTGCCGCAGGAACCCGCCGGCCACCCCGCCGTCGCAGACCCGGTGGTCGAAGGTGAGGCTGAGCTGGGTCACCTTGCGGACCGCGAGCTGCCCGTCGACCACCCAGGGCTTGTCCACGATGCGACCGACGCCGAGCAACGCCGCCTCCGGGTGGTTGATAATCGGGGTGGAGCCGTCCACGCCGAACACCCCGTAGTTGTTCAGGGTGAAGGTGCCGCCGGTCAGCCGCGCCGGGGGCAGGGTGCCGGCCCGGGCCGCGGCGGTGGTGTCGGCGAGGGCGGCGGCCAGTTCCCGGGTGGTGAGCCGCTGGGCGTTGCGGAGCACCGGGACGACCAGGCCGCGGTCGGTCTGCGCGGCGATGCCCAGGTGCACGCCGGCCGACTGGACGATCCGCTGCCCCTCGGTGTCCACCCGCGCGTTGAGCTGCGGGTACTTCCGCAGGCCGCTGAGGCAGATCCGGGCCAGCAGGGCCAGGATGCTGACCGGCGCGTCCGGGGTGGCGGCGTTGATCGCGGCCCGGGTCTGCAGCAGCCCGGTGGCGTCCACGTCCACCCAGATGGTCACCTCGGGGATCTCCCGCCGGCTGCGGGAGAGCTTGTCCGCGATCGCCTTGCGGATGCCGGTGAGCGGGATGACCACGTCACCGTCGCCGGCCGGGGCGAGGCCGACGTGCGCCTCGGGCGCGTCCGGCACGGCGGCGAGCGTCGCGGCCGGGGCGGCCAGCGCCGCCTCGACGTCGGCGCGGCGGATGACGCCGCCGGGCCCGGTGCCGGTCAGGGCCGCCAGGTCCAGCCCGCGCTCCCTGGCCAGCCGCCGGACGATCGGGGAGATGACCAGGGGCGCCGTCGCCCCGGCCGGGCCGGGGCGGGCCGGCAGCTCGGTACGCTCCGCCCCGGTCGCCGCCGCCCGGCCCGCGGCGGCGCCGCTGGCGCCGGCCGTGGCCGCGTCCGTCGCGGTCGGGGCCGACGCACCGGGCTCGGGGGCCAGGGCGAGGCGCGGGCGGCGGCGCCGGCGGCCGGCGCCGCCGTGGCCGGTGCCGTACCCGATGAGGACGTTGCCGGAGCCGGCCCGCTCCTCCTCGCGGTACGTGGCGTGCGGGTCGTCGCCGCCGTCGCCGTCCAGCGGCGCGATGGTGATCAGCGGCTGGCCGACCGGGCGGACCTCGCCCGCCGCGCCGTGCAGGGCGACGACCCGGCCGGCGTACGGACAGGGCACGTCGACGACGGCCTTCGCGGTCTCCACCTCGACCACGGTCTGGTCCACGGTCACCACGTCGCCGACGGCGACCCGCCACTCGACGATCTCCGCCTCGCTGAGCCCCTCGCCTAGGTCGGGCAGGAGGAAGTCGCGCGTTCCGGTCGTGGTGGTCATGCCGCCACCCACCGGGTGTCCGGCTGGTCGTCCCACTGGAGCCGGGCCACGGTGTCCAGCACCCGGTCCACCGACGGCAGGTGGGTGTGCTCCAGCATCGGC
This sequence is a window from Micromonospora sp. NBRC 110009. Protein-coding genes within it:
- a CDS encoding response regulator, with amino-acid sequence MTIRVLLADDQAMVRSGLRMILEDQPDITVVAEAVDGVDAVEQARRLRPDVCLVDIRMPRLDGLQVTRALAGPGVADPLRIVVVTTFDLDEYVYGALRGGAVGFILKDAGPALLVEAVRAADNGEALVSPSLTLRLLRHLHPPARPADERFRPALSNRELEVVRAIARGRTNQEIAAELFISLSTVKSHLSGIQQKLGARNRLEIAAWAWENRIVESA
- a CDS encoding sensor histidine kinase, whose protein sequence is MGNPDRWSVTADVGLGLGCVVAIAVQAAALAASWGGRYWVFDCAVGVVVTLLALVRRRHRGWTAVAGLVVAVVAVLVADLAGLPHEPGPATALPLAVLVASAAGALPVRPAAAIAAGGLAVVVAAAIAAGVTAVTYWSALGWLAAVAVGAALRVTDARRRAAAEQVRRDERLELARELHDVVAHHITGIVVQAQAAQLVSDRRPDRARQSLAGIESAGSDALAAMRRLVGLLRDDADGPPASAGPEELAELVARFERHGVAVELTVPDHAPSWPPEVSATVYRVVREALTNVTRHAPGARTVRVAVTEAAGTVTVEVVDDGPAAAGGQLRRGGYGLVGMRERVRALGGALSAGPRPGGGWSVAAALPVPTRERR
- a CDS encoding ABC transporter ATP-binding protein, giving the protein MTDENSPPVLHAAGLTKRYGKRVALAHCDLRIPRGRVIGLVGPNGAGKSTLLQLACGLISPTAGTLRVLGARPAADPAHLARVGYVAQDTPVYASLTVDDHLQMGAWLNPSWDRALAERRVDQVGLNRSQKAGRLSGGQRAQLALTVAAAKRPELLILDEPAAALDPLARDGFLHHLMEFVGELGASALLSSHLLGDVARVCDHLVVLAAGRVQLAGDVSDLLSRHCRLVAPRGEPDRLPAGVELVRREPAGPDERWLLRVEPGSGQLPGTVEPVGLEELVLAYLGRAAGEPTGPAPSREVRR
- a CDS encoding ABC transporter permease subunit, translating into MTRLAWRQFRAQALTGLAGLALLAAYLVHLGLAIRHGHDAYLSRCRSGGDCDRALAQFLGGYQNTLLYLAGLFALVPAVLGMFWGAPLVARELEAGTHRLVWNQSVTRTRWFSVKLLVVGAATTAVSGLASALLTWAASPVDRLAGDRFSTIVFGARNVAPIAYAAFAFTLGVVVGLLVRRTLPAMALTAVAFTLVQFVMPNVVRPHLMPPVTVSRPMTAEAINEARGLGSLSGAPMVKGLSVPDAWVSDVSELRTADGRPLAAERFDRCFQDPPRTGATGTFGDTAVCLGRLDLHVVLSYQPNHRYWPFQWLEGGIYLALSGLLAGFGRWRLRRRVN
- a CDS encoding SMP-30/gluconolactonase/LRE family protein — encoded protein: MVVPRQRPPLLIRPVREPATVPPPLDGPWAPTDVRLDRADLLPLPEGAHGPEDVLIDPDGRVVTGDEDGRLWWWPADAPAGTRPTLLAETGGRPLGIELDPVDGGLVVCDAYRGLLRVTPDGAVQELTGSGPPVHLADNAAVARDGTIYFTDSSDRFPLSHWKRDLLEHRPNGRVLAYDRRTGRTEVVASGLYFPNGVALAPDESALMLVETATHRLLRVDLPDGRATVLTDLPAYPDNVSAVGDGTYWIALPSPRLPIMEKLLPHPRMRQLVALLPGAVQPQPRRYGLVALVDGAGRMLRTLHGPSGAYPMVTGVRQHGQRLWLGSLTATGVARVDLA
- a CDS encoding L,D-transpeptidase, with the protein product MDVRRRFTLFAVTIAATPLVVGACTADQRSAVTGGHGKAAAGPSLTVLPTDRTKGVPISAEVGAKVSGGKITGVKLTDDKGQPVPAAPREDGSSWVPDRPLQNSRTYTAEVTATGDSGRTTTQKTTFTTMAKSTKPAIKSELYFTGDQTYGTAMPLVVAFDPPIPKEARADVQRRLFVKTDPPQPGTWSWESDGKQAEYRAPDFWKKGTKISVRSALEGLPIGKDAIGDADHTATSKIGRQVTLDIDNATKQMSVYQEGKLLRKIPVSLGKSSTPSSSGTMVIMEKFDRTTFDTRGDPNGGYVVDVDDAQRLTWGGEFIHSAPWSEGEQGYTNTSHGCANVSAAAADWLMGITQVGDLVTVKGTEVKLDQGNGFTAWNVSWDEFAKGSALPVPAGLKPTQAVAPHPGAVAGGSAPAPEPSKSNTGG
- a CDS encoding right-handed parallel beta-helix repeat-containing protein, giving the protein MAYPHMYSAGGVRTYPVAGAPLMCNAREHGLTGDGTTNDQPAFAALVDRLGDAYGADGRARVIYCPPGVYSIRDAGTVWRAGVSLVGAGPGATRFVLSNSGNRADPTPLAFHTTALHGADRERHLAYCTFADFEIDGSGVASAEYNPLAKGLALQYVVRGVFRNLYIHHTAGTGLGCDFLQDSLIDGVLVAGCGRLDNGTEMGGAGIGVGVGGWGSVERLNIVNCSAIGNATNGIFLELQEAGELRPRGIRVIGCHAQGNRFGISDWGANGLIVSACTMTGNLEAGFHVSAKGTTGTGGRGGIVTDCVIDGNVRDGISIGNTPGPYTIRGNRISGNGRYGYHQRSLGGEEQERAREIVMDSNDFYGNSLDAIRIDRPIADAIIVNNRIRGNGRQCGPVADGGGPSVRYSERQVVDRLANWQHDEHRGKVVRVGDRVAVVAANDSATLTLAPIRPDAFTAWSADTPAPGTPYELPAAPSTRAGITVDAALDAASIRGNRIWDSRQPRAQTHGLWITGQGSCVDCRVEDNDLAGNADGPTRLDTPPIGGRWERNHGDDDWG
- a CDS encoding dihydrolipoamide acetyltransferase family protein, which gives rise to MGGGMTTTTGTRDFLLPDLGEGLSEAEIVEWRVAVGDVVTVDQTVVEVETAKAVVDVPCPYAGRVVALHGAAGEVRPVGQPLITIAPLDGDGGDDPHATYREEERAGSGNVLIGYGTGHGGAGRRRRRPRLALAPEPGASAPTATDAATAGASGAAAGRAAATGAERTELPARPGPAGATAPLVISPIVRRLARERGLDLAALTGTGPGGVIRRADVEAALAAPAATLAAVPDAPEAHVGLAPAGDGDVVIPLTGIRKAIADKLSRSRREIPEVTIWVDVDATGLLQTRAAINAATPDAPVSILALLARICLSGLRKYPQLNARVDTEGQRIVQSAGVHLGIAAQTDRGLVVPVLRNAQRLTTRELAAALADTTAAARAGTLPPARLTGGTFTLNNYGVFGVDGSTPIINHPEAALLGVGRIVDKPWVVDGQLAVRKVTQLSLTFDHRVCDGGVAGGFLRHVADCVEQPALLVANV